In the genome of Pediococcus claussenii ATCC BAA-344, one region contains:
- a CDS encoding ABC transporter permease, which translates to MNKFWVIVRQVVVKNFKTPTYILLLLTPIIAVLGIALFTFIANQTSQTPKIAIISNNDSFRSAVVNVNTHGNYKVNSNVKTKDVAEKQLANEKIDGYLTIDVAGESVNAVYKTRTNSNDLNKIDLRNSINSIKTGVVAKTLGLSDKQIKLLFTPANFTTKSVTYTDGKQRSQKNDQQSTNLALASAVTVLIYVFMLSYAGMIAQEIATEKGSKIMEILVSSVKPRVQFFAKVTAMFFLIIVQVIVTGITALVGINYFGQSIQLLSNFNLKGLQPSIILILALFFILGVLLYTTVAAGLGALVARSDQVGQAIAPLSMLALASYGASFVAMNSNSFLIKVGSFVPFVSQSIMPVRYAIGNATMMEAYISILLLAIAVGLALWGAVNLYERHVLDYSDRKLWRICFIKRKRI; encoded by the coding sequence ATGAATAAATTTTGGGTAATTGTTAGACAAGTTGTAGTAAAAAATTTTAAAACTCCTACATACATATTATTATTGTTAACTCCAATTATTGCAGTTTTGGGAATAGCATTGTTTACTTTTATTGCTAATCAAACCAGTCAGACCCCCAAGATTGCGATTATATCAAATAATGATTCGTTTAGATCAGCAGTAGTAAATGTGAATACACATGGTAATTATAAAGTTAATTCAAATGTTAAAACGAAAGATGTAGCAGAAAAACAATTAGCAAATGAAAAAATCGATGGGTATTTAACAATTGATGTGGCTGGCGAGTCAGTTAATGCCGTTTATAAAACTCGTACCAATAGTAATGATCTAAATAAAATTGATTTAAGGAATTCCATTAATAGTATAAAAACAGGTGTGGTTGCGAAAACCCTTGGCTTAAGTGACAAACAGATTAAATTACTATTTACACCAGCTAATTTCACCACAAAATCGGTAACATATACTGATGGAAAACAGCGTTCTCAAAAGAATGATCAGCAGTCAACTAATCTTGCACTAGCAAGTGCAGTTACAGTATTAATTTATGTTTTTATGTTGAGCTATGCTGGAATGATTGCACAGGAGATTGCTACTGAAAAAGGTTCTAAAATCATGGAGATTTTGGTAAGTAGTGTCAAGCCACGAGTCCAATTTTTTGCTAAGGTTACAGCGATGTTTTTCTTAATAATAGTTCAAGTTATTGTGACAGGTATCACGGCACTTGTTGGTATTAATTATTTTGGACAATCGATTCAACTACTGAGCAACTTTAATCTGAAGGGACTACAGCCCTCTATTATCTTGATTTTGGCGTTGTTTTTTATACTGGGTGTCTTATTATATACAACAGTCGCTGCCGGACTGGGAGCACTCGTGGCACGTTCTGATCAGGTTGGGCAGGCAATTGCGCCACTTTCAATGCTAGCGCTAGCATCTTATGGTGCATCCTTTGTTGCGATGAATAGTAACTCGTTTTTAATTAAGGTAGGATCATTTGTCCCCTTCGTTTCGCAAAGTATTATGCCAGTTCGTTATGCGATTGGGAATGCAACCATGATGGAAGCTTATATTAGTATCTTATTGCTAGCGATCGCCGTTGGTCTGGCACTATGGGGTGCGGTTAATTTGTATGAACGTCATGTATTAGATTATTCAGATAGAAAGCTATGGCGAATATGCTTTATCAAACGTAAGCGAATCTAA